The genomic interval CACGAGCGCCCGTCCCAGCATACCCCTGGCGCCCGTGATCAGCGTGCGGCGTCCCGGCACGTTCCCTCCTACGGCACTTCGATCCTGCTGGAGTCGCCCACCATGAAACGATAGGTCTTCGGCATCGTCGAGCACTGCTCGATGGCCACGTCCTTGCCGATGAGGCTGCGCTCCATGCGCTGTCCGAGATTGACGATCCGTGAGTTCTCGAGCACGATCGAGTGCTCGATCTCAGAGCTCTGGATGGAGACGTCGTGGTAGATCGACGTGAAGGGCCCGATATACGAGCTCTCGATACGGGTCCTCGCTCCGATGACGAGCGGTCCGCGGAGGACGCTGCCGACGATCTCGGCGCCCTCTTCGACGACGACGTTGCCGTCGATCCGTGAGTCCCCGTCGACAGAACCCCTGACGTCACGCTCGAGCGTCTCGAGGATCATCCGGTTCGCCTCGAGAATGTCCTCGAGCTTGCCGGTGTCCTTCCACCACCCGGTCACCTCGTGCGCGCGCACGTCGCTTCCGTCGTCGATGAGGTACTGGATGGCGTCGGTGATCTCGAGTTCGTTCCTCCACGAGGGGGTGATCGAGTTGACCGCCTCGAAGACCGACGCGTCGAACATGTAGACGCCGACGAGCGCCAGGTCCGATCGGGGCTGCTTGGGTTTCTCCTCGAGCCTGGTGACGCGGCCGCTCTCGAGCTCGGCCACGCCGAACTC from Candidatus Effluviviaceae Genus V sp. carries:
- a CDS encoding glucose-1-phosphate thymidylyltransferase, with product MKALVLSGGKGTRLRPITHTSAKQLVPIANKPILFYGLESIRAAGVEDVGIVVGDTHREIEEAVGDGDALGLRVTYIRQDAPLGLAHAVKISESYIGEEPFVMYLGDNLIRGGITDFVEEFRTNRPNAQILLARVPNPSEFGVAELESGRVTRLEEKPKQPRSDLALVGVYMFDASVFEAVNSITPSWRNELEITDAIQYLIDDGSDVRAHEVTGWWKDTGKLEDILEANRMILETLERDVRGSVDGDSRIDGNVVVEEGAEIVGSVLRGPLVIGARTRIESSYIGPFTSIYHDVSIQSSEIEHSIVLENSRIVNLGQRMERSLIGKDVAIEQCSTMPKTYRFMVGDSSRIEVP